In Streptomyces capitiformicae, one genomic interval encodes:
- a CDS encoding aminoglycoside phosphotransferase family protein encodes MASEDVLQDQPHREVVRVGDTIRRPVQPWTSTVHALLGHLEAVGFPCAPRPLGFDDQGREVLTFIGGESGPEGWAKVVDDKGLSAFARLLRAYHDATMGFSPPDEAAWADGAITPGEGQVVCHGDFGPWNVVWQGDRPVGIIDWDFARPAPPLHDVAYALQYVAPFRDDAECLRWLHFPEPPDRRRRLELFCTAYGLTTTVGVVDAVIDRQRQNIDLVRRLAAQGHEPQATWAREGLLEELDRRLAWSRSNRHLFE; translated from the coding sequence ATGGCGAGCGAGGACGTGTTGCAGGACCAGCCCCACCGGGAGGTGGTACGGGTCGGCGACACCATTCGCCGACCGGTCCAGCCGTGGACGTCGACGGTGCACGCCTTGCTCGGACATCTGGAAGCGGTGGGCTTCCCCTGCGCTCCCCGGCCCCTGGGCTTCGATGACCAGGGCCGGGAGGTCCTCACCTTCATCGGCGGCGAGTCCGGGCCCGAGGGCTGGGCCAAGGTGGTGGACGACAAAGGCTTGTCCGCCTTCGCTCGGCTGCTGCGCGCCTACCACGACGCGACCATGGGTTTCTCGCCGCCGGACGAGGCGGCCTGGGCCGACGGCGCCATCACGCCGGGCGAGGGCCAGGTGGTCTGCCACGGAGACTTCGGTCCGTGGAACGTTGTCTGGCAGGGCGACCGCCCCGTGGGGATCATCGACTGGGACTTCGCCCGACCGGCGCCACCGCTGCACGACGTGGCCTACGCACTGCAATACGTCGCCCCGTTCCGCGACGACGCGGAGTGTCTGCGGTGGCTGCACTTCCCGGAGCCGCCCGACCGGCGCCGACGTCTGGAACTGTTCTGCACCGCCTACGGCCTCACCACGACCGTCGGTGTCGTGGATGCCGTGATCGACAGGCAACGGCAGAACATCGACCTCGTCCGACGGCTGGCCGCCCAAGGGCACGAGCCACAGGCCACGTGGGCCCGCGAGGGGCTGCTGGAAGAACTTGACCGCCGACTCGCCTGGAGCCGGTCGAACCGCCATCTGTTCGAGTAG
- a CDS encoding nucleotidyltransferase family protein, which translates to MLGRLPLVEQLDGLRRVLSKNEVLTEVMTRATALDLPGWYVTAGCLFQTVWNVVTDRPPADGIRDYDIFYLDSTDLSWEAEDAVIKEGREVFAGLPAEVEIRNEARVHLWYERKFGVPCPPYESTESAIDSFAATTCCLGVRQEPDGEWRVYAPHGLSDIFNLVVRPNPVLAPREVYEAKAARWKNTWPELTVLPWPS; encoded by the coding sequence ATGCTTGGCCGACTTCCTCTCGTCGAGCAACTCGACGGTCTGCGCCGCGTGTTGTCCAAGAACGAGGTCCTGACCGAGGTGATGACCAGGGCGACGGCCTTGGACCTGCCCGGCTGGTATGTGACGGCTGGTTGCCTGTTCCAGACCGTGTGGAACGTGGTCACCGACCGCCCGCCGGCCGACGGCATCAGGGACTACGACATCTTCTACCTCGACAGTACCGATCTCTCCTGGGAGGCCGAGGACGCCGTGATCAAGGAGGGGCGGGAGGTGTTCGCAGGGCTGCCGGCCGAGGTGGAGATCCGTAACGAGGCCCGTGTGCACCTCTGGTACGAGCGGAAGTTCGGCGTCCCCTGCCCGCCGTACGAGTCCACGGAGTCCGCGATCGACTCCTTCGCCGCGACGACATGCTGTCTTGGCGTACGGCAGGAACCCGACGGAGAGTGGCGCGTCTACGCGCCCCACGGCCTCTCCGACATCTTCAACCTCGTGGTCCGCCCCAATCCGGTGCTCGCCCCGCGCGAGGTCTACGAGGCCAAGGCCGCGCGCTGGAAGAACACCTGGCCGGAGCTCACTGTCCTGCCGTGGCCGAGCTGA
- a CDS encoding DUF4236 domain-containing protein has product MPLTFRKSFRILPGVRLNINRHSWSITTGGRHGPRRTHSSTGRRTTSLDLPGPFGWRRTRTARSRRG; this is encoded by the coding sequence ATGCCGCTCACGTTCCGCAAGAGTTTTCGGATCCTGCCGGGGGTGCGACTGAACATCAACCGGCACTCCTGGTCCATCACCACCGGAGGCCGCCACGGCCCGCGCCGAACGCACAGCAGCACGGGGCGGCGTACGACGTCGCTGGATCTGCCGGGACCCTTCGGCTGGCGCCGGACGCGCACGGCCCGGTCCCGTCGCGGGTGA
- a CDS encoding helix-turn-helix domain-containing protein, with translation MTDDYLVRIGRLIRDARQHRGWTQSQLAEALNTSQSAVNRIERGNQNISLEMIARIGEALDSEIVSLGYAGPMHLRVVGGRRLSGSIDVKTSKNACVALLCASLLNKGRTVLRRVARIEEVYRLLEVLGSIGVRTRWINEGVDLEIVPPAELDLGAIDAEAARRTRSIIMFLGPLLHRMDHFKLPYAGGCDLGTRTIEPHMIALRRFGLDITATEGLYHAEVDRSVVPGRPIVLTERGDTVTENALLAAARHDGVTVIRNASSNYMVQDLCFFLEALGVRVEGIGTTTLTVHGVPHIDTDVDYSPSEDPVEAMSLLAAAVVTESELTVRRVPIEFLEIELAVLEEMGLDHDRSAEYFADNGRTRLVDLTVRPSKLQAPIDKIHPMPFPGLNIDNVPFFAAIAAVAQGKTLIHDWVYDNRAIYLTDLNRLGGRLQLLDPHRVLVEGPTRWRAAEMMCPPALRPAVVVLLAMMAADGTSVLRNVYVINRGYEDLAERLNSVGAQIEIFRDI, from the coding sequence ATGACCGACGACTACCTCGTACGCATCGGCAGGCTCATCCGTGACGCCAGGCAACACCGTGGCTGGACGCAGTCGCAGTTGGCGGAGGCACTCAACACCAGCCAGAGCGCCGTCAACCGCATCGAGCGCGGCAATCAAAACATCAGCCTTGAGATGATCGCTCGAATCGGTGAAGCCCTGGACAGTGAAATCGTGTCGCTGGGATACGCGGGACCGATGCATCTGCGTGTGGTCGGCGGGCGCCGGCTCTCCGGCTCGATCGACGTGAAGACCAGCAAGAACGCATGTGTCGCACTGCTGTGCGCCTCCTTGTTGAACAAGGGGCGCACGGTACTGCGCCGGGTGGCGCGGATCGAGGAGGTGTACCGCCTTCTGGAGGTGCTCGGCTCCATCGGCGTACGCACCCGGTGGATCAACGAGGGCGTCGACCTGGAGATCGTGCCGCCGGCCGAGCTGGACCTGGGGGCGATCGACGCGGAGGCGGCCCGCCGTACGCGGTCCATCATCATGTTCCTCGGCCCACTGCTGCACCGCATGGACCACTTCAAGCTGCCGTACGCGGGCGGTTGCGACCTCGGAACGCGGACCATCGAGCCGCACATGATCGCGCTGCGCCGGTTCGGGCTGGACATCACGGCCACCGAGGGGCTGTACCACGCCGAGGTCGACCGGTCCGTCGTCCCCGGCCGCCCGATCGTGCTGACCGAGCGCGGCGACACGGTGACCGAGAACGCGCTGCTCGCCGCCGCCCGCCACGACGGCGTGACCGTCATCCGCAACGCCTCCTCCAATTACATGGTCCAGGACCTGTGCTTCTTCCTGGAGGCCCTCGGCGTACGTGTGGAGGGCATCGGCACCACCACGCTCACCGTCCACGGCGTGCCGCACATTGACACGGACGTCGACTACTCGCCCTCCGAGGACCCGGTCGAGGCGATGAGCCTGCTGGCCGCCGCCGTCGTCACCGAGTCCGAACTCACCGTGCGCCGGGTGCCGATCGAGTTCCTGGAGATCGAGCTGGCGGTCCTGGAGGAGATGGGCCTCGACCACGACCGCTCGGCGGAGTACTTCGCCGACAACGGCCGTACGCGGCTGGTGGACCTCACCGTCCGGCCCTCCAAGCTGCAGGCACCGATCGACAAGATCCACCCGATGCCGTTCCCCGGCCTGAACATCGACAACGTGCCGTTCTTCGCGGCCATCGCCGCCGTCGCTCAGGGCAAGACCCTCATCCACGACTGGGTCTACGACAACCGCGCGATCTACCTCACCGACCTCAACCGCCTCGGTGGACGGCTCCAACTCCTCGACCCCCACCGCGTCCTGGTCGAGGGCCCCACCCGCTGGCGCGCCGCCGAGATGATGTGCCCGCCCGCCCTGCGCCCCGCCGTCGTCGTCCTCCTCGCGATGATGGCCGCCGACGGCACATCCGTCCTGCGCAACGTGTACGTCATCAACCGCGGCTACGAGGACCTCGCCGAGCGACTGAACTCGGTGGGCGCACAGATCGAGATCTTCCGGGACATCTGA
- a CDS encoding transposase family protein, whose product MDGTLIPTQRRTGKADRRNYSGKHHHHGLHFLALTDERGRLIWISAARPGRTHDNTAARHDRILAHLRAAGLGALADLGFRGLDNDVRDPVIVTGFHASRTHKLAPGQKTANRVLAVGRAPVEHGFAHLKNWRILTKLRTDPARATRLLRALLVLTNLEVNR is encoded by the coding sequence ATCGACGGCACTCTCATCCCCACCCAGCGCCGCACCGGAAAGGCCGACCGGCGGAACTACTCCGGTAAACACCACCATCATGGCCTGCACTTTCTCGCCCTGACCGACGAGAGGGGCCGCTTGATCTGGATATCTGCCGCCCGGCCCGGCCGCACCCATGACAACACCGCCGCCCGCCACGACCGCATCCTGGCCCACCTGCGCGCCGCCGGCCTCGGAGCGCTGGCGGACCTCGGCTTCCGCGGCTTGGACAACGACGTACGCGACCCCGTGATCGTCACCGGCTTCCACGCCAGCCGCACCCACAAGCTCGCGCCCGGCCAGAAGACCGCCAACCGAGTCCTCGCCGTCGGACGCGCACCGGTCGAACACGGCTTCGCTCACCTCAAGAACTGGCGGATCCTCACCAAGCTCCGTACCGATCCCGCTCGCGCCACGCGCCTCCTGCGTGCCCTGCTCGTCCTGACAAATCTCGAAGTCAACCGCTGA
- a CDS encoding GNAT family N-acetyltransferase → MNSSSSTPGILYLHDPQESYEGAMRSGSGRARLLEAACAARGLPFLCPDLRAVPHLSQSEVVLRLLDRRVAAFAIVERAAAPVLAEALARWRRRHPGAPSPVVAVALCAPGLGVRPPEALGVPVGVVHGPGIWDQAVSFFSEASGQELWRPRAPRLTFGALALSELRDRSDTAAEAADVLRSAYGSASHPRETHLRRLTTSSGLLVWAREGGRLVGCSQVRGDGKWGACGALPAYRGLGIGLRLARLAQRRFPGQFVEVGRDTSHAVRLVLGCGFRPVRDERTVRSVVRSSVGREIGVVGVDELGVVYRRLREGGGDTGPLRLYVAGRPRRWAGAAGDQQAEATAATSGNALPAR, encoded by the coding sequence GTGAACAGTTCCTCGAGCACGCCCGGGATTCTCTATCTGCACGATCCGCAGGAATCGTACGAGGGTGCGATGCGTTCCGGCAGCGGTCGCGCCCGTCTGCTGGAGGCGGCCTGTGCGGCGCGCGGGCTGCCCTTCCTCTGTCCCGATCTGCGGGCGGTCCCCCACTTATCACAGTCCGAGGTGGTCCTCAGGCTGCTGGACCGGCGGGTGGCCGCCTTCGCGATCGTCGAACGGGCGGCCGCGCCGGTCCTGGCCGAGGCGCTGGCGCGATGGCGTCGGCGCCATCCCGGGGCGCCCTCACCGGTGGTGGCGGTGGCCCTGTGCGCGCCGGGGCTTGGTGTGCGGCCGCCGGAGGCGCTCGGAGTGCCCGTCGGCGTCGTCCACGGCCCCGGGATCTGGGACCAGGCGGTGTCCTTTTTCTCCGAGGCATCCGGGCAGGAGCTATGGCGACCCAGGGCACCCCGGCTCACCTTCGGCGCGCTGGCGCTCAGCGAGCTGCGCGACAGGTCCGACACGGCGGCCGAAGCAGCGGACGTCCTGCGGTCCGCGTACGGGAGCGCGAGTCATCCGCGCGAGACCCATCTGCGCAGGCTGACCACCTCGTCGGGGCTGCTGGTGTGGGCGCGGGAGGGCGGGCGGCTCGTCGGGTGCTCGCAGGTGCGCGGGGACGGCAAGTGGGGGGCCTGCGGCGCGCTCCCCGCGTACCGGGGTCTCGGCATCGGTCTGCGACTGGCCCGGCTGGCGCAGCGGCGGTTTCCCGGGCAGTTCGTCGAGGTCGGGCGGGACACGTCGCACGCCGTCCGGCTGGTGCTCGGCTGCGGGTTCCGGCCGGTGCGCGACGAACGGACCGTACGGTCCGTGGTGCGCTCCTCGGTGGGCCGGGAGATCGGAGTCGTCGGGGTGGACGAGCTGGGGGTGGTGTACCGGCGGCTGCGGGAGGGCGGTGGCGACACGGGTCCGCTGCGGCTGTACGTCGCGGGCCGCCCCCGTCGCTGGGCTGGGGCGGCCGGTGATCAACAGGCCGAGGCGACCGCGGCCACGTCGGGGAACGCGCTGCCGGCGAGGTAG